Below is a genomic region from Candidatus Cloacimonadota bacterium.
TAAGTTGGGATATCCAATTTCTTGTAAATAATATCTAACTCGGGCTGTAGGCTTGTCAATATTAATAATTCTATTCAAATCAATTGGAGTAGCAATAATTACTGAATCACAATCAGTATTGTTGATAGTTTCTTCTAAATCATTTATCTGTTTGGCAGAATATCCCATAGCAGGCAGTAATAAACCTATTTCAGGATATTTCTCAAAAGTTTTAGTAATAGTTCCAACAGTAAATGGTCTGGGGTCAACTAATTCTTTACAACCGAACTTTTTGGCGGCAACTATCCCTGCTCCATATTTCATCTCACCGTGTGTCAAAGTTGGTCCATCTTCAACAACTAATACTCTCTTACCTTTGATGATTTCTGGTTTATCTACAGAAATTGGTGAAGCAGCATCAACAACCACTGCTTTCGGATTTATCTTCTGTATATTTTCTCTTACTGTAAGAATATCATTGTTATTAGCGGAATCTATTTTATTGATTACAACCACATCAGCCAATCGGAGATTGGTCTCGCCTGGATAATATTTTAATTCATGTCCAGCACGATGTGGGTCAACTACGGTTATTTGCAAATCAGTTTTATAAAAAGATATATCATTATTTCCACCATCCCAAATAATAATATCACTTTCTTTTTCTGCTTCATGCAAAATGGCTTCATAGTCAACTCCGGCATAAACTACAGTATTATTATTAATGTGTGGTTCATATTCTTCTCTTTCTTCTATGGTACAATTATATTTATCTAAATCTTCATAAGTCTCAAATCTTTGTAATTTCTGCTTTACCAGATTTCCATAAGGCATAGGATGTCTAATAACAACTATCTTCTTTCCCATTACTTTCAAAACATCAATAACTCGGCGTGTTGTCTGGCTTTTTCCACAACCAGTTCTTACTGCACATATTGATATTACAGGTTTGATAGACTTAATTTGAGCGTTTTTAGCTCCCATTAGCATAAAGTCAGCACCACAAGCATTAACAAATGATGCTTTATGCATAACATATTCATGTTGTACATCACTATAAGCAAAGACCACTAAATCCACATCTTTTGACTTTATTAAATCTCCTAATTCTGACTCTGAATGAATTGATATACCTTTGGGATAAAGACTTCCAGCTAATTCAGCAGGATATTTTCTATCATCAATATCTGGAATCTGAGTAGCAGTAAAAGCTACAACTTCATATTGCTCATTATCACGAAAGTAGATATTGAAATTATGAAAATCTCTTCCAGCAGCACCCATAATGATAACTTTTCGCTTCCCGGAATGAATGGGATTTATCATGCCAGAGGCAGATCCTTTTAGGACATTTCTTTTTAACATTTTCTGTTTCCTTCCAAATTCCAATTTTGAGTCTTTAACAAAAGTATAGATTGTTTGTGTCAAGGAAAATTATTAAATGAATATATTTATTAATCAAATCAAAAAATCATACATTAATGAGGATTTAATTATTGTAAACCGATGTAAGCCGTCTTGTCACAACCAATCTTGTCATTTTCCAACTTGATCGGGAAATCTAAAAACCTATTTCCTACCTATATCAAGACAGTATCAACTTGAATTAATTTGAGCAAAGCGAAACTTGATTTAGGTTTTAGTTGCATTTTTATATTAAAAAATTTGACAACAGAAATCTTAGACTTATATTATGAACATAAGTTCATAAAGGAAAATAATGACAAGACCAAGAATAGAGCGAAGAGTAGAAGAGCCGCCGAGATTCCAGCGGTTCAAACCTGTTGGAATTCCTGCAAGGTTATTAGAGCAGATTCCGTTAACTTTAGATGAATTTGAAGCATTGAGATTGGCAGACTATAAAGACCTGGAACATGAAGCAGCTGCGAATCAAATGGAAATCTCCCGTCCAACTTTTACAAGATTAATTGATGCAGCAAGAAAAAAAGTGGCAAAAGCAATTGTAGAGGGGAAAGAAATCTTTATTATGGGGGGAGCAATCTATTTTAGAAATAATATTGTAAAATGTCTCAATTGTGGAACTATTATTCCTATTGATTTTGAAAGCAATGTTGATGTCAAATGTCCTAATTGTGGCGGAACAGATTTTGTCAATCTGGCACAGCAATTTGGTTTTGGGCAATGCCATAGAGGTAGGCATAGACATGGCAGAAGATAAAAAGATTAAAGAATAAAAATTAAAATGGAAGGAGGCTAAAATGCCAAGAGGTGATAGAACAGGTCCTGACGGAATGGGACCAATGACAGGTAGAGGATTGGGTTATTGTGCTGGTTATTCAAGTCCTGGATTCACAAAAGGTGTTCCCCGCGGTGGTGCTGGTTATGGCCGTGGTTACGGTCGTGGTTATGGCTTCGGTCGTGGAAGAGGATTTGGTAGAGGCTACTATCCGAACCCTTATATAGGTAATGCGCCTTATTACCCATATCCAAATCCTACACCATATACACCAGAAAATGAAAAGCAGGTTCTTGAGAATGAACTTAAAATGATGAAGGATGAAATGAAATCGATTGAAAAGCGTCTTGAGGAACTCAAAACCAAGAAGTAAAAAGAATATTACCACGGGAATTTCACAAGAGAAGCACGAAAGTAAATTTTGAAATCTTTTGTCTTGTGCCAATCTTGTGTAACTCCTGTGGTAAAATATTAATGGAGGAAAGTAAAATGCCAAGAAGAGACGGTACAGGTCCAGAAGGCCTAGGACCAGGAACAGGCAGAAGAAGAGGACCTTGCTTTGGAACTTTATATAATAAGAAAGGTCATATATCTATCTGGCGTTCAATGATATTGCCAGCAGTAGGTTTTATAATAAATGATGCACGAAAACCAGATGGAATTACTCAACGAACCGTTCGCAGCTTAATATCGCATTTTAAGAATAAAAAACAAATTCAACAAGATAAAGAAGACAAAAAAGTCATAAACGCTGATTTTAAAGTAGTTGAAGCTGAGAAAGGAGATAAAAATGCCAAGAGGTGACGGAACAGGTCCTCAAGGAAGAGGACCAGGAACTGGTAGAGGACAGGGGGTCGGCAGAGGATTAAGCAACACGGGTAGACTAGGCAGCAACAAAGGCGGTGCTTACGGACCAGGTGGTTATTGCATTTGTGCAAAATGCAAAACAAAAGTTCCACATCAACAAGGAACAAAATGCACAACAATCAAATGCCCAAATTGTGGTCATACTATGATTCGTGAAGAGCTCTTAAATGCGAAAAAATAGACAAAACTCATCTCACTTTCATCTATGTCACAAAACCCCTAATTGACAAAACATAGGTTCTACACAATGTGCTCATTAAGAAAATGTTAATCCGCCAGCTGGCTGATCATTCTGAATGTAACACCTGTCCGCCTCCCGTCTATGCTCCCCGATGAAATCGGGGGGATTGACAGGTGAGACGAATCTCATCAAGCAATTGTTCTAAAACTCAGGATTTTTCTTTGATGATGACGAAAAAGATGAAATTACATCTGTGGATAACACAGCAACCGCAGAAGTATCTCACGGTGCTGGTCCTCAAACTGCTCAGAAATCATTTGAATTAAATCCTGATATTTTAATTACTGGAAATGGACCCGGAGGAAATGCAGCAAGAGTGTTACAAAATTCTAATATTAAAATTTATATTGGCGCTGGCAATATGACTGTAAAAGAAGCTTATGATGCTTATAAAAATGGTGAATTGAAAGAATATTAAAACTCGATAAAACTTCCGAAGTTTCAAAAACTTCGGAAGTTTTGGGGAGGATTAAATGAAAAAAATAAGAGTAGCTTTTGCCACTGACGATGGCAAAACATTTATGGGTAGGCATTTTGGTGATTCTAATTTTTATGATATTTATGAATTTGATGAAAACCGGGCGAACTTTGTCGAAAGGATTGATAATACAGTCGATGAAAAGGAAAAGGTTCACGCAGATCCCAAAAAGGCAAAAGGCATTGCCAAACTTTTAATGGATGAAAATGTAAAAGTTGTTGTCTCAAAAATTTTCGGACCCAATATAAAGAGAATAAGAAAAAAATTTGTATGTATTGTTATAAATGATGATTCTCTTGAAGATAGTATGAACCGTATTTGTAAAAACATCAGACTTGTTATGGATGAATGGGAAAAAGGTGAAAAAAGAAAGCATTTAACTTTCAGAAAAAAGAGAGAGTTATGAATTCTCAAATAAAAAATTGGGAGCAAAAACAAGGTGTAAAATTCTTAAGTAAGATCGGGGTGAAGAAAAACTTCGTGCTTCTTGATTTCGGTGCTAGGATTGGTCATTATAGTATTCCAGCTGCACTTGTTGTTGGTAGAAAAGGCAAAGTATTTGCTCTGGATAAGAATGAATCCGCTCTGGATGAATTAAAAGAGAAATCAGAAAAACTTTCTTTGGAAAATATTGAAATTGTAAAAACCGATGGCAGATTGCAAATTGATTTTCCCGACAGCTACTTTGATGCTGTGCTTTTGTATGATATCCTTCACTTTTTGAGTAAGAATCAAAGAAAAATTCTATTTACCGAAATCTTGCGTGTATTAAAAAAAGATGGACTAGTTTCTGTTTATCCAAAACATATTAATAATGATTATCCAATGAGAGAATTGGAAAATCTAACTATTACAGATATAATTAGAGAGATAGAAGAATTCGGGTTAGATTTTTCCAAAAAGATATGCGAGACCATAAGCCACGATGATTTTCTAAATTATGGATGTGTTATTAATTTTAAAAAGGAGCGAAAATAAATAGAACTGAATATATAAATAAAATGTTCCATTCTTAAAGGAATAAGAAAAGGATAATACAGTGAAACTATTAATGATCTATGCAGATAAATTCGCATATAAAATATAAAACAAGTATCAAAAATTTAGAATCTGTGGAGAAACTTGTTGAGAACAAGCAGATAGAAAATGCTTTGGTTGGATTCATTCAAGTTGAGCAACAAGATGAGGATGATATTTCAAAAATAGAAACTAAAATGATCAAAAACCTGAAATGGGCAGCCAAGAAGAATGATGCAAACAAAATTGTTCTGCATTCTTTTGCGCATCTCTCTTTGAGCAAAGCAGATGAATCAATAACTAAAGAACTGTTTAATCGTGCA
It encodes:
- a CDS encoding cyclic 2,3-diphosphoglycerate synthase; amino-acid sequence: MINPIHSGKRKVIIMGAAGRDFHNFNIYFRDNEQYEVVAFTATQIPDIDDRKYPAELAGSLYPKGISIHSESELGDLIKSKDVDLVVFAYSDVQHEYVMHKASFVNACGADFMLMGAKNAQIKSIKPVISICAVRTGCGKSQTTRRVIDVLKVMGKKIVVIRHPMPYGNLVKQKLQRFETYEDLDKYNCTIEEREEYEPHINNNTVVYAGVDYEAILHEAEKESDIIIWDGGNNDISFYKTDLQITVVDPHRAGHELKYYPGETNLRLADVVVINKIDSANNNDILTVRENIQKINPKAVVVDAASPISVDKPEIIKGKRVLVVEDGPTLTHGEMKYGAGIVAAKKFGCKELVDPRPFTVGTITKTFEKYPEIGLLLPAMGYSAKQINDLEETINNTDCDSVIIATPIDLNRIINIDKPTARVRYYLQEIGYPNLQDVLRDFVKSLK
- a CDS encoding DUF134 domain-containing protein — protein: MTRPRIERRVEEPPRFQRFKPVGIPARLLEQIPLTLDEFEALRLADYKDLEHEAAANQMEISRPTFTRLIDAARKKVAKAIVEGKEIFIMGGAIYFRNNIVKCLNCGTIIPIDFESNVDVKCPNCGGTDFVNLAQQFGFGQCHRGRHRHGRR
- a CDS encoding DUF5320 domain-containing protein, coding for MPRGDRTGPDGMGPMTGRGLGYCAGYSSPGFTKGVPRGGAGYGRGYGRGYGFGRGRGFGRGYYPNPYIGNAPYYPYPNPTPYTPENEKQVLENELKMMKDEMKSIEKRLEELKTKK
- a CDS encoding DUF5320 domain-containing protein; the protein is MPRRDGTGPEGLGPGTGRRRGPCFGTLYNKKGHISIWRSMILPAVGFIINDARKPDGITQRTVRSLISHFKNKKQIQQDKEDKKVINADFKVVEAEKGDKNAKR
- a CDS encoding DUF5320 domain-containing protein, with amino-acid sequence MPRGDGTGPQGRGPGTGRGQGVGRGLSNTGRLGSNKGGAYGPGGYCICAKCKTKVPHQQGTKCTTIKCPNCGHTMIREELLNAKK
- a CDS encoding NifB/NifX family molybdenum-iron cluster-binding protein, with product MKKIRVAFATDDGKTFMGRHFGDSNFYDIYEFDENRANFVERIDNTVDEKEKVHADPKKAKGIAKLLMDENVKVVVSKIFGPNIKRIRKKFVCIVINDDSLEDSMNRICKNIRLVMDEWEKGEKRKHLTFRKKREL
- a CDS encoding class I SAM-dependent methyltransferase, translating into MNSQIKNWEQKQGVKFLSKIGVKKNFVLLDFGARIGHYSIPAALVVGRKGKVFALDKNESALDELKEKSEKLSLENIEIVKTDGRLQIDFPDSYFDAVLLYDILHFLSKNQRKILFTEILRVLKKDGLVSVYPKHINNDYPMRELENLTITDIIREIEEFGLDFSKKICETISHDDFLNYGCVINFKKERK
- a CDS encoding threonyl-tRNA synthetase editing domain-containing protein is translated as MQINSHIKYKTSIKNLESVEKLVENKQIENALVGFIQVEQQDEDDISKIETKMIKNLKWAAKKNDANKIVLHSFAHLSLSKADESITKELFNRAEQRLEKSGYETSQTPFGYFLDLDIQAPGKSLARIFKEF